In Scheffersomyces stipitis CBS 6054 chromosome 7, complete sequence, the DNA window ACAAAATTCTAATGCTCTAATGATAACCATTTAGAATATGGTCACATAGTTCTTGGTCACATGACACAACACACTAATATTGGAGCCCAAATGTCTTTAATGTTGTTAGTGCACGAACATTAATCCTGCACCAGTTAAGAGTATCGTCAGAGAATGTTCATTACAATCCTACTTAGGGCGGTTATGGACATACACTCTGATTAAAGGGATCCCATTGGACAGTTGAAAAccagtgaaaaattttcaagatgGACTCTGCCTTGCGACAGGCCCTATATTTAAATTGTAGCGACTAGCCACGTCTTGGTTCATCGATCGGAACAAACAACGAGCCACCTAGGTTCATCGATCGAAAAACTAGGTTCATTGATAGGAATAAATAGACAGCGAGAAGAGAAGGTTTAAGATTAGGCACATTTTTTAACGTCAACATTACAATTCTGCAAGTAATTTATGTATTATTCCCGATTAGGTGAATTCCCTAAACTCTTTGTATATATGGCCCAAAATCCCACTTTTCTGCTTTATTTTATTAATAATCAATCTCTTTTATAATTGAAACAGTGGCGACTTTAGttacaacttcaagatcatcCTCCAGACCTTCCTGTGTTCAAATTAGTTAGTAACGTATACTAAAAGTAGAATGAATACTCAAGCACCAGGCTATTCAAGTCATAATCCAATAACTTTGGATCTGGGTCTGGACCTGGACCTGGACCAGAACTTCGAAGATGCTCTAGACGACTTCAGCCAAGTAGATATCAAATGCGAAAACTCCAATCTCGTTTCTACCGATGAGCATATTTGGTCGAGCCCTCAATCGTTTAGACGGAGCCTGCcatgttcttcaatgcaATCTACTCCAGCGAGGACAAATGTCAAAGACGAACTTGACTACTTGGCCAAAAATTACTTTGTGTTTGTTGAGTCTCTAGGATACTTCTATCTGGAAAAAAGGCATTATTTTATCTCTTCGGATTCGAAATATGCCAGCTCcaaattatatataaagTCAAAGCAAAGATTTCTTGACCTCATTAGCAAACTAACAAAACAATCACCTTATTACAACCAAATAGAACGCGAGTCAAATATTGTGAATGTGGCTACCATTCCAAGCCCTATCCCTGGCATTGAAGCCGAAGAATTTGCCTTCTGTGATTCCTGTAAGTACACCAGAAACATTGGTCACCTCCCAGTGAAATGTGCAAGTCATGGATACATGAGAAGGGGAGAAGGCTATAGAGTGGAACTGGGGggtttctttctattgAAGGAATTCCCACGTATGCCTTCTTTACCTGCTACTCCTCCACCAAGCACTCCAAATGTGACTGCCCTGAGTCCAACCATACCTTGCTCTTCTCCCATCCATCGTCGATCTCGCTTCACCAATAGAGACTTAGAAGTAGAATACAAGGGCCCTCTTATCACCAAAATCTGTGTGAGAGAATCTGAGAATATGACCGCTGATGCCTTTTTGCAAAAATACGCCAATATCATATACATTCCTGATATGGGGTTGTACTGGCACGAACATGAACGTGTGTTTTTGGATAGAAACTCCGAAATTGTTCACAACTCGTTGTCTTCTATCATTGACAAATGcaagtttcttgaaacacACATGCATGCAGTAATGCTGAATTCCTACTACTGGTTTTTGTTAGCCAGCCCTAATACGCTGTCCGAGGTACAAATATGTCTTGAATGGTTGAAAGAACCCCTACATGGCTTATCACCTTCAAAGATCCAGTACTGCCCTAATTGTATCAATTCGGCTATCATCGATGACCATTGTGATGTCGATAACCTTAATGTTCTAACTGGGATGGGATACAGAATGGAGCTGGGGACTATTTTCTTATTAGCACTGGGTGGAGGAATGACAGACATTTTGGAAGATCAACGAGAGGAGGCTCCCGATCTCGAATATTATGCCTCTGATTCTGGTGCTGTCTTCCTGAGCgatgaacaagaagctgAGGGGTCAGTAGACTATGCTTCTGATATGGAAAATCTCACAGTAGATGGTCAAGAAGGTGACGAATTGACAGCAGTAAATGGAGAATCTGAGTCGGATACTCTcttagaagatgaagttcaagaaggtgACTTTAGATCATTTGacgattcttctgattcgGATAATCTCTTTGTAGATGATgcacaagaagatgatgaagaaatgattGACATTGCAATAGATAATGATACTGAATCGGATAATGACGAATCAGACATTTCAGCTTATGATACCTCCGATGATGgtcttgataatgaataTGAACCAGAAGCAGATTTATTATATGACGAAGAAACTGTTAGGATTTCCACTGTTAGTGGATGGTCTCAGTTAAAAAAGAAGGGTATTTGTCAAATTaacaatcttctttggctgaGAGGACAACAACACTTCCTTGACATCACCTCCAGGGCTTTCAGGTCCTTTCTCATGGGAACAGTGTCAAATGCACAATATACCCAGATGTTGGAAGATGTTGAGGAATGGGTCGATCTTATGCCTCAGTACTATAGAATTCCAATAGATACCAAGGGTAGAACATTTGAAATTCTCCGTCCCTTTCCCAGGCTTCCTCCAAACATACATACGTACTGTTCGGAATGTGGCTTTGTAATAGGATTCAACGAGAACAATGAAAACTTAAGAAGCTCTGCCCGTCATGCAAAGAATACTGGTCATGATAGATTCATCAGTCGAGAAGGGTATGCAATCAGGGCCGCAACGGgattcaatctcttggtAATATTGGGGTCAAGCGAATCAATCAGTACGTGCGAATCGGAGGATGGCGATtatgatgacgaagatatTGTTATTCCTTCATTCGACGATGGACTGGGTTCACCAGTCACACACCCTGAATTCATAGTGGAGCCGTATTCCACAGACGAAGAGGCCAGCGACTACGAACAAGAACCTGAATCTCTTCCACCTCCatccaaggaagaagaaatcgaggTCTCTGAACTATTGAGATACTCCCATGGGTTAGTTTACGATCCTATCTTCTACTTGTACTACTACATAACAGAAGAGCGGTATGTTGACGTGAATTCaaagtttttcaaaaacACATTGGAAGATATTGGTGACCACAAAAGCCGTATTCGAAACTTGGTGGACCGTGTCATTAGCACTCAAATCATTGACTCCAGCAAATTCGAGAAGAAAGTAACCAGAGGACACATCCACTGGGCCAAAGAATTGTCCAAAGTAGCTTACTCGAAGAAACTATGCTTTTGTAAACAATGCTATCAGATATTTAAAACAAAAACTGCGTTTTCCAGGCACAGGCGTGATTATGCGAGCATGGTCGGAAGAGAACATGCTGGTCATGACACAAGTGCGGATTTCAAAGGATACCTTTTGGAGCGACCAAAGGGCCTCTACTATGCAATAGGTATTCCAGATGATGTTGCTGAAGCCGAAGCTGCAGCtactgttgaagaaattacAGGTCTGAGTTCACAATGGGTTATGGGTGGGCCTGGGTGGACGGCggaagaatatgaaagCAAAGTGAAATGGTTAGAGGTCAAGCTAGGTATGCTCCCCGACCAATTCTTGGCCAAGCACAACTACTTGCTAGTGAAGGAGCTTGGCTTATACTATGATTTCACGCAGAAGTGGTTCCGAAGTATAACACACAGGTTGCTGAGGAAGGTCTTCTTTGCCGACTTAGTGCTGAGCGTGAGGAGTGAGTTAATATCCTACATGCTCCACAATATGGATAGAAAGTATGAATACATGTTGGCACCCCGTCACCAGCAGCAAGTTGCCACTTTGCAAGCAGCAGTAAAATATGACGGTCCAGTGGTGGCGGTGGAAAATGGCAACGGAGAGCATCTCGATTTCGAGTTGGTAGATAACTGCATACAGCCAACTAAATACTACATGTGTCATGTGTGTAAGTTCATTGCCCACCACTCCAGCGTTACCGCTCATATCAAACAAGCCAAGCACCAACG includes these proteins:
- the ADD2.2 gene encoding ATP-dependent DNA helicase — encoded protein: MNTQAPGYSSHNPITLDSGSDSDSDQNFEDALDDFSQVDIKCENSNLVSTDEHIWSSPQSFRRSSPCSSMQSTPARTNVKDELDYLAKNYFVFVESLGYFYSEKRHYFISSDSKYASSKLYIKSKQRFLDLISKLTKQSPYYNQIERESNIVNVATIPSPIPGIEAEEFAFCDSCKYTRNIGHLPVKCASHGYMRRGEGYRVESGGFFLLKEFPRMPSLPATPPPSTPNVTASSPTIPCSSPIHRRSRFTNRDLEVEYKGPLITKICVRESENMTADAFLQKYANIIYIPDMGLYWHEHERVFLDRNSEIVHNSLSSIIDKCKFLETHMHAVMSNSYYWFLLASPNTSSEVQICLEWLKEPLHGLSPSKIQYCPNCINSAIIDDHCDVDNLNVLTGMGYRMESGTIFLLASGGGMTDILEDQREEAPDLEYYASDSGAVFSSDEQEAEGSVDYASDMENLTVDGQEGDELTAVNGESESDTLLEDEVQEGDFRSFDDSSDSDNLFVDDAQEDDEEMIDIAIDNDTESDNDESDISAYDTSDDGLDNEYEPEADLLYDEETVRISTVSGWSQLKKKGICQINNLLWSRGQQHFLDITSRAFRSFLMGTVSNAQYTQMLEDVEEWVDLMPQYYRIPIDTKGRTFEILRPFPRLPPNIHTYCSECGFVIGFNENNENLRSSARHAKNTGHDRFISREGYAIRAATGFNLLVILGSSESISTCESEDGDYDDEDIVIPSFDDGSGSPVTHPEFIVEPYSTDEEASDYEQEPESLPPPSKEEEIEVSELLRYSHGLVYDPIFYLYYYITEERYVDVNSKFFKNTLEDIGDHKSRIRNLVDRVISTQIIDSSKFEKKVTRGHIHWAKELSKVAYSKKLCFCKQCYQIFKTKTAFSRHRRDYASMVGREHAGHDTSADFKGYLLERPKGLYYAIGIPDDVAEAEAAATVEEITGSSSQWVMGGPGWTAEEYESKVKWLEVKLGMLPDQFLAKHNYLLVKELGLYYDFTQKWFRSITHRLSRKVFFADLVSSVRSELISYMLHNMDRKYEYMLAPRHQQQVATLQAAVKYDGPVVAVENGNGEHLDFELVDNCIQPTKYYMCHVCKFIAHHSSVTAHIKQAKHQREEGPEKHVVYGYSVRNVEAKTNYFRIQSNLAAGFHEPTDSSAELQIVDPFLSRYKAHEYTKFRSFLNMANDKRWPRLVQLCKKYVTKKRLALSTGSSLSALIDNPRFCSTPNSASRYGLALARFLYVAMKMCELKEHKAMEAFDQVFCANKEQGLRRFFGQMKIFGAFWLLSPVLVLQEDDLNYMDDIFMSSLMVCLLDEGGIGFKIKSYRCDFCSGLSFAFKCIAVDVMKKDKSYVHPFVEDCNKSASISLNFGRFRKFSADVHSLSPRTFGRTMNVLRVGDIIRINTFEVGLNDIKKWVYDAIQQYVLEVEELFVDINITPTMAMHEMSAAQKPRVVGMPQTSYNWDQRDIDRCLEINSVDKYDVKSLQCFRRRLSRLNNYFFCMILLTCGSPYRLTELYSVLIRNEERLGSNVFVADGMLGLFTNNGKNSMKYSRERPILKMLPEEVSECLAHYIYFVRPFEYTLVEYQEQTGSLSLTEFKKLSDKYKLHLFMGEKGIKSSTTLGKSFRKFINKTTPKLRGIMYGEIRQVLSYFVGANVSGMIGLQIKIDNTLAEQAGHSFSRFVESYATNRDGYNHVMLQRMRDCSAAWHTCLEMRTLQIFTPSIFTRNEPPKLTGEELLEAGRKIFGQQFRFKEGQQQATSDVANCFSMMVAINSGKTTCCIIAMLAERTNSLRRTNRGKKTHCVTIFVVPYISTLNSTIRQLTENFKVHTYDGSVGQVNNYDVLLMSLEDGHLRHLDSVVRHIQSTNYRGKTYLRRVVVDDAHILQMKQYVIEGNKNVPIVFLTSFLSQKEDDTLSTLFNLESLVRVSSQEPLLPHKEFTLFKKPSTTSICQTVIDKVRSLGSAIVIAESSDKVSYLLNRMAVEVPSIGIYGSPDARAAALNKIASENIRVVVTTAEAMVGLHMFKHTTVLFAYSINNPIELLVGSQLSSGKVEMVLLNFYSTEFQRDLLDTCVNLMIMRHMRLTEQTCYEAGKERCHACVNKRRHA